The Rhopalosiphum maidis isolate BTI-1 chromosome 1, ASM367621v3, whole genome shotgun sequence genome has a segment encoding these proteins:
- the LOC113557486 gene encoding cadherin-89D, translated as MGPNAVSISAIIIIVAITSIAQTNGCQFYPIDNHFRFIRLLETTPVGSEVMQIEVYPRRNLSLQPIDSHDDVAFFKFRTINRTTISLRLARSLDDLVDRPNPIELLKVKLVCGVEDVSISSSIVITVFVDDVNDNNPYFVNAPYVADISESTPIGTTVVRGIKALDADKPSTPNSEIRYLIAASKSQAKFSLVMDANGSAAVVLKEPLNFDAGDEQFLLEIYAKDEGSPARNTSTIVDVRVKRDESRVLKFTSEVYHSQFKEHFPITGKRILQEIPFIPPIHAFYENNALNASIRYSLISPEFDEDVFHIDQLTGRIFLDKEIDADLLPSNIFLLKIQATDMNNPSKIALAEVEIEAIDVNDNQPKFEVDSYNVSVYENIPNGYNVLRVVATDLDQGDNGEFVYHLVDPSQAFTIDGKTGWITVRNYTKLDREQKSSFSLRVYAREKIPFVMQQKETGDAFVSVEITLLDVNDNSPTFVPSNQYAFKTRVDRTIGTVIGKVEAIDLDDGDNGRVVYKISYSPNNESELFAINPDTGEVTMNETPINLGKHTIIVNASDQPIDPKEMKYSLAVVTITIVTEEVINPDFVNAPYEFWVGSDVPVGTSVGQVRIVSENPNIDYDLLHTYQEGVPFAVEEKTGTISVVDVISNFDRTDYEFEAVATDNRNLIISTNVTIHIVYSDSSQTLTKTVDPISLVFRVRENLPGVAIGRLWNVDFSNSSTMSKPNFIVADPDDGELFTVSEDGVLYTKSGLDRETKESFKLTVIADRKTKTGIHHATIFQIRIIVDDENDNAPEFQKTHYEGSVLENCAVGTLVELNAPVRTIDRDIGPNAIFSLTLNGEGSDIFTINKESGDVIVSKPMIDREVKDTYNLKIVATDRGNLSSEAYLTIRVTDINDNVPVFKRMTVYTKDKLRVAASTKSNISVTLGDYSIPHRLDNATTTAVVWLPETIQPGTPILAVNAEDADSTGSTITYKLAKSGLEFAIHPISGQLSVVGQLKIGEQELNVTAEDEGGLMTWILIIVFVEEDILFEKKLYEFWVPEGTYKQHEIGCITTEETSVIYSLTKKSYRNPTFVMTDVGCLLVSGDLDRETRESFDLRLTGKRKSGGTPSTVDIVVKLLDVNDNAPQFRNHHRVRKLSAGEIGLKGFEGELTVPVYEATLAEASTIGTMITRIVAEDPDGPEDGNSIVSYSLFGPGSAFFDIDHVTGVVTSKIPLQGGIYNVTVVASDSGFSRKDNAALLIVSVADKNSGIEEPLLELRYFEVEVEENCIVPLEILKLNVTSRFRRSGTSVSYSIIPSENSESFEIDSKNGNIYLIESPDRETTPTLTVMVRVEVIGRKGKSTYTVYPVAHDIALNEARIVLRIIDQNDNTPIFTNDSIPVIAAVSPLTGYGTPVATVKATDPDLDINSDIRYTIVGDPVEKRYFNVDEHTGLIRTVGGFNQLLNNTVFGFDIRATDNAGAPNGRSAITNVFVYVLDDQKIITLAMGKQPSVVEKNADVITSSMTNITGCMVKIWRIDSNINNMTDIQLYAVDPITNALADSDLLMNLMLDHQDEINYVLKPLQFIGFSRIPKSHNDVVVENSLSLYTTFELLTVLFGFIIFMGAITGVTCVCTGRKREKNKTITSYGNFGFHERSPFTLSNGSLARLSTCEPRSLQNPTSFMEGSLLYGGAVTNPKNLRRGLRCNQSRSIIPVEPPITHMRLQCASRNDHLDNLPNDCCSCSSATGSTGTASLTGSFVMKSSENFEDSLRSIDRSNNNNNCQRHRRCCNEDDSNNTQTNNTNIKVCKCPLAL; from the exons ATGGGCCCAAACGCCGTTTCCATATCAGCCATAATCATCATCGTCGCCATCACATCTATTGCCCAAACCAATg GTTGCCAATTTTATCCCATCGACAATCACTTCAGATTTATCAGGTTATTGGAAACCACACCAGTTGGTTCTGAGGTGATGCAGATCGAAGTGTATCCAAGGAGAAACCTCAGCTTGCAACCAATTGATAGT CACGATGACGtcgcattttttaaattccgtACAATTAATCGGACAACGATTTCATTAAGACTAGCCCGATCACTAGATGATTTAGTCGACCGACCAAATCCCATCGAATTACTTAAAGTCAAATTAGTGTGTGGAGTTGAAGATGTttcg ATTAGCTCATCAATTGTCATTACCGTCTTTGTTGACGATGTAAATGATAACAATCCTTATTTTGTGAATGCACCTTACGTTGCCGATATTTCCGAATCCACGCCTATCG GAACAACTGTCGTACGGGGAATAAAAGCATTAGACGCCGACAAGCCGTCCACACCAAATTCAGAAATACGATATTTAATCGCTGCTTCGAAGTCTCAAGCTAAATTTTCACTAGTAATGGACGCTAATGGTTCCGCAGCAGTGGTACTAAAAGAACCACTCAACTTCGACGCCGGAGACGAACAATTTTTGTTAGAAATATACGCTAAAGACGAGGGTTCCCCGGCCAGGAACACCAGTACGATAGTTGATGTGCGAGTAAAACGTGATGAATCCAGAGTACTAAAATTTACGAGTGAAGTGTATCACAGTCAATTTAAAGAGCATTTTCCAATAACG GGCAAACGAATACTCCAAGAAATACCGTTCATACCACCGATTCATGCATTTTACGAAAATAATGCACTCAATGCTTCAATCAGATATTCTTTAATATCACCAGAGTTCGATGAAGACGTATTTCATATAGATCAATTAACTGGCAGGATATTCCTCGACAAGGAAATTGATGCCGATTTGCTcccatcaaatatatttttgctcAAA ATCCAAGCGACCGATATGAACAACCCCTCTAAAATTGCACTGGCTGAAGTGGAAATCGAAGCGATCGATGTAAACGATAACCAGCCCAAGTTTGAAGTAGATTCGTACAACGTCAGCGTTTACGAAAACATCCCGAACGGCTACAACGTGCTGAGGGTGGTTGCGACGGACCTAGACCAAGGGGATAATGGCGAATTTGTCTATCATCTAGTGGATCCTAGTCAGGCGTTCACCATTGACGGCAAGACCGGTTGGATAACGGTGCGGAACTACACTAAGTTAGATCGAGAACAAAAGTCTAGTTTCTCTCTGCGAGTATACGCCCGAGAAAAAATACCGTTCGTAATGCAACAAAAAGAAACAGG AGACGCGTTTGTTAGTGTTGAAATTACCTTGCTTGACGTCAACGACAATAGCCCAACATTTGTGCCAAGTAATCAGTACGCTTTCAAAACAAGAGTTGACCGTACGATAGGAACGGTGATCGgaaag gttGAAGCTATAGACCTCGATGACGGAGATAACGGACGTGTGGTTTATAAGATATCTTATTCGCCGAATAACGAATCGGAACTTTTTGCGATCAACCCTGACACTGGTGAAGTGACTATGAATGAAACACCGATAAATCTGGGCAAACATACTATAATCGTGAATGCATCTGACCAACCAATCGATCCAAAAGAAATGAAATATTCTCTAGCAGTCGTTACAATCACAATTGTTACAGAag AAGTGATTAATCCTGATTTTGTTAACGCTCCATACGAATTTTGGGTTGGAAGTGACGTTCCCGTTGGCACTAGTGTAGGTCAAGTCCGAATAGTTTCAGAAAATCCTAATATCGATTATGATTTACTTCATACATATCAAGAAGGAG TGCCATTCGCCGTGGAGGAGAAAACCGGCACGATATCGGTCGTTGATgtcatttcaaattttgatcgGACTGACTATGAATTCGAAGCGGTTGCAACAGATAAtcgaaatttgattatttcaacAAATGTTACTATTCATATAGTTTATTCGGATTCTAGTCAAACTTTGACAAA aaccGTAGATCCAATAAGTTTAGTGTTTCGAGTTCGTGAGAACCTACCGGGTGTTGCCATTGGAAGATTATGGAATGTTGATTTCTCAAACTCATCAACCATGTCTAAGCCTAATTTTATAGTTGCCGACCCGGATGACGGAGAGTTATTTACCGTATCCGAAGATGGCGTTTTATACACGAAATCTGGCTTGGATAGAGAAACCAAAGAAAGTTTCAAGTTGACGGTTATTGCAGATCGGAAAACAAAAACTGGTATCCACCATGCGACAATTTTCCAGATACGTATTATAGTCGATGACGAAAACGATAACGCACCAGAATTTCAAAAAACACACTACGAAGGTTCAGTATTGGAAAATTGTGCCGTCGGTACACTCGTCGAATTAAATGCACCTGTTAGAACAATCGATCGAGACATTGGACCTAACGCTATTTTTTCATTGACATTAAATGGAGAAG gtaGTGACATTTTTACAATCAACAAAGAATCTGGAGACGTGATTGTTTCGAAACCTATGATCGATAGAGAAGTTAAGGACACTTATAATCTTAAGATCGTTGCTACAGACCGAGGAAATTTATCGTCTGAAGCTTACCTTACAATACGTGTAACCGATATAAATGACAACGTTCCCGTTTTTAAACGTATGACCGTTTATACCAAAGACAAATTAAGAGTCGCAGCCAGTACCAAGTCGAATATATCAGTCACACTGGGTGACTATTCGATACCACATCGATTGGATAACGCCACTACGACCGCCGTCGTATGGCTTCCTGAAACGATACAACCTGGTACGCCAATACTGGCAGTGAATGCCGAAGATGCTGATTCCACCGGATCAACAATCACGTATAAACTAGCAAAAAGTGGCCTGGAGTTTGCTATTCATCCGATTTCGGGTCAGCTATCCGTTGTGGGTCAGTTGAAAATCGGCGAACAAGAATTAAACGTCACCGCGGAAGACGAAGGCGGTCTGATGACTTGGATATTGATAATCGTATTTGTCGAAGAGGacatattgtttgaaaaaaa attatatgaATTTTGGGTACCTGAAGGTACGTATAAACAACACGAAATCGGTTGCATCACAACGGAAGAAACTTCGGTCATATACTCGTTAACCAAAAAAAGTTACCGGAACCCCACGTTTGTTATGACTGACGTTGGATGTTTATTGGTATCTGGTGATCTAGACAGGGAAACTAGAGAATCATTTGACCTGCGATTGACGGGTAAAAGAAAGTCCGGTGGAACTCCGTCGACAGTGGATATCGTTGTCAAACTGTTAGACGTAAACGATAATGCGCCACAGTTCCGAAATCATCATCGGGTACGAAAGTTGTCCGCCGGTGAAATTGGACTTAAAGGATTTGAAGGAGAGCTCACAGTGCCCGTTTATGAAGCGACATTGGCCGAAGCCAGTACGATAGGAACCATGATTACGAGAATCGTGGCTGAAGATCCAGATGGACCAGAAGACGGAAATTCTATAGTTTCGTACAGTCTATTCGGACCGGGTTCAGCGTTTTTCGATATAGATCACGTAACCGGAGTGGTTACATCGAAAATTCCATTGCAAGGGGGTATTTACAATGTTACCGTGGTCGCATCGGATTCGGGTTTTTCTAGAAAAGATAACGCCGCGTTATTAATTGTCAGCGTCGCTGACAAAAACTCTGGAATTGAAGAACCATTACTTGAACTTCGTTATTTTGAAGTGGAAGTGGAAGAAAACTGTATAGTGCCATTAGAAATCCTCAAACTTAACGTGACATCACGGTTTAGACGATCCGGAACGTCCGTCAGTTATTCAATAATTCCCTCGGAAAACAGCGAGAGCTTTGA AATTGATTCGAAAAATGgcaatatttatcttattgaAAGTCCTGATAGAGAGACTACTCCGACTCTGACGGTAATGGTTCGTGTTGAAGTGATAGGGAGGAAAGGAAAATCAACTTATACTGTATATCCGGTCGCACATGACATag CTCTTAACGAAGCTCGAATTGTGCTCCGAATAATCGATCAAAACGATAACACTCCTATTTTCACAAACGACAGTATACCAGTGATTGCCGCTGTATCTCCATTGACAGGTTACGGAACTCCGGTGGCAACAGTTAAA GCGACAGACCCAGATTTGGATATCAACTCAGACATAAGATATACAATAGTCGGAGATCCCGTTGAAAAAAGATATTTCAATGTCGACGAACACACGGGTCTAATACGAACGGTCGGCGGATTTaatcaacttttaaataataccgtTTTCGGATTTGATATAAGAGCAACCGACAATGCCGGTGCACCCAACGGGAGATCGGCGATTACAAATGTCttt GTTTACGTTTTGGACGatcagaaaataataacattggcTATGGGAAAACAACCGTCAGTGGTTGAGAAAAACGCAGATGTAATAACAAGTTCAATGACTAATATCACTGGATGCATGGTTAAAATATGGAGAAtagattcaaatataaataacat GACTGATATTCAACTTTATGCTGTGGATCCTATCACAAATGCATTGGCAGATAGTGATTTATTAATGAA TTTAATGTTGGATCACCAAGATGAAATTAATTACGTATTAAAGCCGCTACAATTCATTGGATTTTCTCGTATACCAAAAAGCCACAACGACGTAGTGGTGGAAAACTCATTAAGTCTGTATACAACGTTTGAACTGTTAACGGTTTTGTtcggatttattatattcatgggGGCCATAACTGGAGTAACGTGCGTGTGCACGGGACGTAAGAG GGAGAAAAACAAGACTATTACTTCCTATGGGAATTTCGGTTTCCACGAGAGGTCTCCGTTCACTTTGAGTAATGGAAGTCTAGCAAGGCTATCAACCTGCGAACCCAGATCACTACAGAACCCCACATCGTTCATGGAGGGTTCACTTTTGTACGGAGGGGCTGTCACCAACCCTAAAAACTTACGAAGGGGTTTGCGATGCAATCAGTCCAGGTCGATCATACCCGTTGAACCGCCAATCACTCATATGCGGCTCCAGTGCGCGTCTAGGAATGATCACCTCGATAATTTGCCAAACGATTGTTGTTCGTGTAGTAGTGCCACTGGAAGTACGGGCACCGCCAGTTTAACTGGATCCTTTGTCATGAA ATCTAGCGAAAATTTCGAAGACTCGCTGCGTTCAATTGACAGatctaataataacaacaactgtCAGAGGCATCGCCGGTGTTGCAATGAGGATGATTCGAATAATACACAAACAAACAATACCAACATTAAGGTCTGCAAGTGTCCGTTGGCTCTGTGA